In Pseudomonas sp. KBS0710, the sequence GCAGTTACGGCACAGCTTTTTCACCGATGCACGAACTTTCATCACCAACTCCTCGAACCTTATGGGGTACTCAGCGCAACATGCCGCTGCCGTAGCCCTTCAGGTTGGCTTTCTTCATCAGGGATTCGTACTGGTGCGAAACGAGGTGCGATTGTACTTGGGACATGAAGTCCATCACAACCACGACCACGATCAGCAACGAGGTCCCGCCAAGGTAGAACGGAACGTTTGCTGCAACCACCAGGAACTGGGGAAGCAAACACACGGCCGTCATATATAGAGCACCGAACAGGGTCAAACGAGTCAGAACGCCATCAATGTAGCGTGCCGACTGCTCACCTGGACGGATACCCGGAATAAAGGCACCGGACTTCTTCAGGTTTTCCGCTACGTCTTTCGGATTGAACATCAACGCCGTATAGAAGAAGCAGAAGAAAATAATCCCTGCACTAAACAGCAGAATATTCAACGGCTGACCAGGAGCGATCGACTGAGAGAGGTCCTGCAGCCAGCCCATATTTTCAGACTGACCAAACCAGGTACCCAACGAAGCCGGAAACAGCAAAATGCTGCTCGCGAAGATTGCCGGAATAACACCGGCCATATTCACTTTCAGCGGCAAGTGGCTGGTCTGCGCAGCAAAAACCTTACGGCCCTGCTGACGCTTGGCGTAGTGAACAGCAATACGACGCTGGCCACGCTCAATGAACACCACAAAACCGATAATCGCTACTGCCAGCAAACCGATGGCAACCAAGGCGAAGATATTGATATCACCCTGACGCGCAGACTCGAAAGACTGCCCGA encodes:
- the secY gene encoding preprotein translocase subunit SecY, producing MAKQGALSALGKGGMSELWARLRFLFLAIIVYRIGAHIPVPGINPDRLADLFRQNEGTILSLFNMFSGGALERMSIFALGIMPYISASIIMQLMTAVSPQLEQLKKEGEAGRRKISQYTRYGTVVLALVQAIGMSVGLAGQGVAFTGDFGFYFVAVSTFVAGAMFMMWLGEQITERGVGNGISMLIFAGIVAGLPRAIGQSFESARQGDINIFALVAIGLLAVAIIGFVVFIERGQRRIAVHYAKRQQGRKVFAAQTSHLPLKVNMAGVIPAIFASSILLFPASLGTWFGQSENMGWLQDLSQSIAPGQPLNILLFSAGIIFFCFFYTALMFNPKDVAENLKKSGAFIPGIRPGEQSARYIDGVLTRLTLFGALYMTAVCLLPQFLVVAANVPFYLGGTSLLIVVVVVMDFMSQVQSHLVSHQYESLMKKANLKGYGSGMLR